The uncultured Paludibaculum sp. sequence TTGATGAGCCAGGCTGAGTACGCGCGGCACCGTGGCAAGAGCCGCCAGTACATCAGCCGCCTGGCCAAAGCCGGCGTGCTCGTCCTACGCGGAGGCAAGGTGGATGTGGCCGCCTCCGACGCCGTGCTGGAGGATCGTCCGGAGCCTGTTTCCGAGAGAGTCGTGGCCGGCCCCACGGAAGCGACGCCTCAGGGCACGACGTTCGCCCAGGCACGGACCGCCGACATGGTGTTCCGGGCCAAGCTACGCAAGCTGGAGCACGACGTTCGGGTGGGCAAGCTGGTCGAGGCCGAACTGGTGAAGCAGCGCTGGGCGGCGATCTACGTCGCCATCAAGGAGCGCATCCTGGCCTGGCCGAACCGGGTGGCTCCGGAGATCACCCCGCTCACCGATGAGCGACAGGTACGGGACACGATGATGCGCGAGGCCCGAACGCTGATCAACGACATCAAGGCTGACGTTCAGTATGCGCGTTGAAGAGATCCAGATCCTGGCGGCCGACGTCCTGACGCCACCGCCGGACCTGACGGTGTCGGAGTGGGCCGACGAGAACCGGCGCCTCAGCTCCGAGTCCGCGGCGGAGAAAGGTGAGTGGCGCACGGACCGCGCGCCATACCAACGCGCCGTGATGGATGCCATGGGCGCCAACAGCGCTTACGAATCCGTGGTGCTGATGTGGGCGGCGCAGAGCGGTAAGAGCTCGATGCTCGAAAACTTCACGGGCTACATCATTGATCTCGATCCGGGTCCGCTGCTGGTGGTGGAACCGCGCGAAGCGGACGCCGAGGCCTTCTCCAAAGACCGCCTGGCCCCGATGCTGCGCGACACGCCGTGCCTGCAGGGCAAAGTGGCCGACTCGCGCAGCCGCGATTCGAACAATACGATCCTGCACAAGAAGTTCCTGGGCGGCAGCATCACACTGGCGGCGGCGAACTCGCCGGCTGGCCTGGCGATGCGATCCATCCGGTATTGCCTTCTCGACGAGGTGGACCGCTATCCTGCGAGCGCAGGCAGCGAGGGCGATCCGGTCAACCTTGCGATCACGCGCACAGCCAACTTCTGGAACCGCAAGATCGTGCTCTGCTCGACGCCAACGACGAAGGGTTCCTCGCGCATCGAGGCGGCATGGCTTAACTCGAATCAGCAGAGCTACTGGGTGCCGTGCCCGCACTGCGGCGAGTTCCAGCTGCTGCGCTGGGACAGCCTCATCTGGCCGAAGGGTGAGCCGGAGGAGGCGCAGTACCGTTGCGAGCATTGTTCGAAGCTCATAGGCGACTGGCAGAAGCACGCCATGCTTCGACAGGGTGAGTGGCGCGCGGCGCGGCCCGACGTCACCGACATCGCCGGGTTCTGGATCAACGGTCTCTACTCGCCGTGGCGTAAGTGGAGTGCACTGGCGAAGAAGTTTTTGGCTGACAAGCGATCCCCGGAAACGCTCCGGGAGTTTGTCAACACGGTGCTGGCCGAACCCTGGGACGACGCGGCCGAGACGACGGTCGACCAAGCCACGGTGATGGCGCGGAGGGAACACTACCGCGCGGCGGTACCGTACGGCGCCGTCGTGCTCACGGTTGGCGTCGACGTCCAGAAGGACCGCCTCGAGCTGGAACTGGCCGGATGGGGTCGCGGCGAGGAATCGTGGTCGATCGAGTACCGGGTCATTCCGGGCGATCCGGCCGGAGCAACGCTGTGGCATGAGCTCGACGCCTACCTGGAGCGCCGATGGCCTCACGAGGCCGGGATCTCGCTGCCCGTAGCAGCGTGCGCGATCGACGCCGGATACGAATCGCAGGCGGTATATGACTTCTGCCGGACCCGCTATCACCGGCGCATCTTCGCAGTGAAGGGCAAAGGCGGCCCACTACCGGTGTGGCAGCGGAAGCCGACCTCGAAGAACATCCGCGGCGAGAAACCGTGGATTGTCGGAACCGACACGGCTAAGGAAACGATCTACGGGCGTTTGAAGAACCCGACCTCCGGCACGCCGGGATACCCGCACTTCCCCTCAGACCGGCAGGAGGGGTACTTCGAGCAGCTGCTCGGCGAAGTGCTGGTGACGACCTACGCGCGAGGGCAGCCCAAGCGGGAATGGCGCCCGAAGCCCGGCGTCCGGCAGGAGGCCCTCGACACGCGCGTGTATGCCTACGCCGCACTGCGGGCGCTGGTGTCCATGGGGCTCTCTCTGGACAACGAGGCCGACCGGATCCTGGCGATGACGCGGGCACCCGACCCGTTACCGCAGGATCCACAGACACCGAAGTGGTTTGGCGAAAGAACCAAGAAATGGCTCAAGCGATGAAGGTCCGCAGCATGCCGCAAGCGGCCGCCCCCGCCGAGTGGGAGTACTTGACCGTCACGGCAGAAGCGGACTCGCCGGGAGTGCTGGCCGAGCACGGTGCGCAGGGATGGGAGTTGGTGGCCGTCGTCCGCGAGTTCGGCACGCGGGCCACCTTCTACTTCAAGCGACCCAGAGGTTGAAATGACACACGCGGAACTGGAAACCAAGCGGGACGAGATTCTGCACTCGTTGGGCGTGGCGCGGGTGCAATTCGGTGAGCGAAGCATTCAGTACGCCGAACAGGAGAAGGCTCTGGCGCTCATCGATGGCGAGATCGCCAAGACCTCTGGCACGGTCCCGGACCGCTTCAGCCTGGCAAGGACGTCAAAGGGATGAACTGGCTCGACCAAGCAATCGCATGGGTGTCCCCGGAAACGGGGCTGCGCCGCATGCGTGCTCGCCGCGCCGGCGAACTGGTCCGGTTGGCCTACGAGGGGGCCCGCACGACCCGCCGGACGGATGGCTGGGTGGCCACAGGCAACTCCGCGAACGCCGAGATCGCCATGGCGCTGTCACGCCTGCGCGAACGGTCGCGGGATTTGGTCCGCAATAACGCCTATGCCGCACGGGCCGTCGCCGAGGTTGCCGGCAATGCCGTCGGCACTGGCATTACCGCGCAGGCGCGGGGTGGCAGCCCGGAACTGAATCAGGCGATCGACGCCGCGTGGGCCGATTGGATCGAGCAATGCGATGCCGACGGCCAACTCGATTTCTACGGCATCCAGGCGATGGTGGCGCGCACGGTATTTGAAAGCGGCGAGTGCCTGGTGCGATTTCGCCAGCGTCCGGCGAGCGACGGCTTCAAGATCCCCGTGCAGTTGCAGGTACTGGAGCCGGACTACCTCGACCAGTCGAAGACGGAGAAGACCGCGACGGGCTATGTCATTCAGGGCGTCGAGTTCGATCTGGTGGGCCGGCGGACGTACTACTGGCTGTTCGGGCAACACCCGGGTGAGGTGACGCAGACGTCCCTACGCGGATCACTGACCAGCACCCGGGTGCCAGCCTCCGAGATCCTGCACGTCTACCGCAAGGACCGGCCCGGCCAGGTGCGCGGAGTGCCATGGCTGGCACCGGTGGTGATCACGCTGCGCGACCTCGACGAGTATGAGGAAGCCGAGCTGGTCCGGAAGAAGATCGAAGCCTGCTTTGCCGCCTTTGTGACCCAGCCGCAGGGCCCTGAGGGTCCGGCGATTGCACCGGCAACGACAGACACCGCCACTGGTCACCGGATCGAATCCTTCGAACCGGGGATGATCGAATACCTGAAGCCCGGCGAGGAGATTAGTTTCTCGACGCCGTCGACATCGAGCGGCTACCGTGATTACGTCGCGGCGAAGCAGGCAACCATCGCCACGGGCTTGCGGCTCACCTACGAGCAGTTGACTGGCGATCTGTCCCGCGTGAACTACTCGTCCTACCGCGCGGGCCTGCTGAGTTTTCGCAACGGCATCGAATCGTTCCGGTGGCTCTCCTTCATCCCGATGCTCTGCATCCCCGTGTGGCGGCGGTTCCAGACGGTGGCGTTCGCGGCGGGAGTGATCCCGGAGCCCGGCCCCTTCGGCGTAGAGTGGACCCCGCCCGGATTCGGGAGCGTGGATCCCTACAAGGATTCGGTGGCTACCTTGAACCGCATCCGCGCGGGCACGCTCACGCTGCGCCAGGCGATCGCGGAGCAAGGCTACGATCCCGACGCGCAACTGGAACAGATAGCCGAGATCAACCGGTTGCTCGACGAGCGCGGCATCATTCTCGACTGCGATCCGCGGCGCGTCACGCAGACCGGCACTCAGCAAAAGGACCTGACTCAATGAACGATACACAGACCGAACTTCGGCAATATTTTGCCGAAGTCCCCACCCGCGAACGGCTGGCGGCCGAGTTCGAGGCGCTGTCGCCGGGAGCCCAAGACGAGCGCACGGCCACGCTCACCTGGTACACCGGCGCTTCCGTCCGGCGCTTCGATGGCCGTGGGCCCTTTGAGATGCGCTTCTCCATGGATTCCGGCGCGGTGCGACTGGGGCGCCTGACTAGCGGATCGGCGCCACTGCTCAATTCGCACCGCGACTACACGGTCGACGATGTTGTCGGCGTGATCGCGAAGGCCTGGGTCGACAAGGGCCAGGGCAAAGCCACGGTGCGGTTCTCCAAGCGCGCCGATGTCGACGCGATCTGGCAGGACGTCCAGGACGGCATCCTGCGCAACGCCAGCATGGGCGTCGCGATTCACGCACTCGAAGATGTCACCCCGCAAGGGGCACAACTGCGCCAGGTGCTCGTGACCGATTGGGAACCCGAGGAAGTCTCTCTCGTCCCTATCGGCGCCGACCCCGGCGCGGGATTCAAATTGCAGCGGGCAACCGGCCCACAGGAGCAAACGATGGAAGAGACCATCACGCAAGCGGGCGAGCAGGCCCGTGCCAGCGTGGAAACGAACGTGGATGCGGAGCGGCAGACCGCGGCCTTGGCCGAGCGCACGCGCATCCTGGAACTGGACAAGATCGGCCGCGCCGTCAATCTCGACGGGCGGCTCGTGACGCAGCATGTCGAGGCGGGCACCTCGATCGAGGAGTTTCGCCGGCTGGCGCTCGACGAACTGGCGCGGCGCAGTGCGGAGACTCCGATCCGCACGGCGACGTCGGTGGTTACCCGCGATGAAGTGGAGACGCGCCGGACGGGCATCGCGACCGCGCTGCTCCACCGGTACGATCCGGCGGTCTTTCCGCTGAAGGACGACCTCGGACGCGACTGGGCGGGTCTGACCCTGTTGGACCTCGCCCGCGAAAGCCTGGAAGCCTCGGGCACGCGCACGCGGCGAATGGCTCGCCACGACATCGCCAAACTCGCTTTGAGCACGTCGGACTTCCCGAATATCCTGGCCGACGTCGCCAACAAGACCCTGCGGCAGGCCTACGAGGCCTACCCGCGCACGTTCCTGCCGTTCTCGCGCCGGCGTTCGGCGGCCGACTTCAAGAACATCAACGCCGTGCAACTGGGTGAGGCGCCCTCGCTCCAGAAGGTGAACGAGAAGGGCGAGTTCACGCACGGCTCGATCGCCGAATCGAAGGAGACCTACAAGCTCGCCACCTACGGCCGGATCGTCTCGATCACCCGGCAGGTGATCATCAACGACGATCTGAGCGCGTTTACGCGCATCCCGGCCGGATTCGGCGTGGCGGCGGCGACGCTCGAAAGCGACACCGTGTGGGGCATCATCACCTCGAACCCGAACATGGGTGACGGCGTGGCCCTCTTCCATGCCAACCACACGAACCTCAACACGGGCGGCACCAGTGCGCTGGCGCTGACCGGACTCGGCACGGGCATGGCGGTCATGGCCAAACAGAAGGGCCTCGACGGCATCACCGTGCTGAATGTGCAGCCGCGCTACGTCGCCGTGCCCGTGGCGTTGCAGTTGACAGCGTTTCAGTTGGTGGCGGCGAACCTCGCGCCGGTGCAGTCGGCCAACATCGTTCCGGACTACATCCGCGCGCTGACGCCGATCGCAGAACCCCGGCTGGACGCGTCCAGTGCGACGGCTTGGTACCTGTTCGCGTCGCCCGACCAGATCGACACGGTGGAGTACGCGTACCTCGAAGGCCAGGACGGTGTCTACATCGAGACCCGACAAGGCTTCGATGTGGATGGCGTGGAGATAAAGGCGCGGCTCGACTTCGGCGCGAAGGCGATTGACTGGCGCGGCATGCAGAAGAACGCGGGCAGCTAAGGAGAACTGACATGAAGAACTACGTACAGAAGGGCGAGACTCTGACGCTCACCGCGCCCTATACGGTGAGCGCTGGCGGCGGTGCGCTGGTCGGCTCCGTCTTCGGCGTGGCTACCAACGACTACGCCAACGGCGAGGAAGGCGAGTTCCAGGTTGCGGGCGTCTTCGATCTGACGCGCGAGACGGGAGCGAGCACGGGTTTCACCCAGGGCACGCTGATCTACTGGGACAACACCAACAAGCGCATCACCAAGACGCTGACCAGCAACAAGCTGATCGGCGTGGCGGCGAAAGCGGCCGCGGACGGCGACGCGACGGCCCGCGTGCGGCTGAACGGCGCCTTCATCAGCTGATGCCGTTCCCAGAGTCCACCGCGCACTTGGATGCGGCTTGCCTGCGGGTCTTCGGCAGAGACATCACGTATCTGCCGGAGGCTGGCGGGCAGGCCGCGATTCGCGGCGTGTTCGAGGCCACTCGGGAGGCCGAAGACACCGCGCCGGGCGTCTACGCCGTGCTGTTTGTGCGCCAGGCAGATCTGCCGGGGGCACCGCAGCGGGGCGATGAGGTGGAGGTGGATACCGTCCGCTACAAAGTCTTTGAGATCGAGGCCGACACGAGCGGATCGGCTGTTCTGCGGTTGCGGAAGGTGTAGCGATGCCCTCGGTGAGGATCTATCAGAAGAAGCAGTTGCGGCTTGATCTGCTCAACTTCCGCCAGAGCCAGATGTTCAAGGTCGGCAATGTTGGCGTGGCCGCCGTCAAGAACCGCCTTTCCGCGGCGCAGGGTCCGGCCGACAGTGCCGCCAAACCGCTCACCAAGAGGTACGCGATCCGGAAAACCAAGCTGGGCAAGGGGAACCGGCGCGACCTCGCGCTCACCGGCGACATGCTCCGTAACTTCATGGTTCGGACGGTCAGCGAGAACCGCGCCAAGGCCAGCCTGTCCACCCGCAAGGACCGTATCAAAGCCTGGGTGAACCAGAAGATCGAACCGTGGATCGCGTTTTCGCCGAAGAACCGGGCGGCGGTCCTGGAAGCGACCCGGCGTGTGCTGGCTGAGATGAAACCCAGGCTGATCATCGAACGGGCACTTGGAGGCAAGCAGCGATGATCGATCCCTCGGCCCTTATCGAATCGCTCGTCACCCTGCTGCGGGACATCCCCGACCTCGTTGCTGAGATGGGCGGCGACCCGGAGCGGATCTACGCCTATCACGATCAGTACCCGAAGCGGGCGAGCCTGGCGAACGCCATTCACACGATGCCGGCGCCGGGAATCATGGCCGTCTGGCAGGGCACGGCGCCGGGCACCTTCGGCAGTGTCGATGTTTGGAAGCAGCAGGTCACGCTGTACCTGCGGGCGCAAGAGACATTCGATGGCAACCCGCCGACCGGATACTACCGGCTGCACCGGCTGATCTTAAAGGGCGTCCCCACGTCGGCGGGAGTGCCGATGCTCAACCTGACCATTCATCCCTCCTGCTACCCCATGGACCCGCCGCCAATTCAACGGCAGAGCGACGCGGAGGGGCTCGATTACTTCGAGGTGCCTATCACCTTCACGGAGGCTGGAGATGACTGAAACAGATCGCGTATGGATGGCTCCCCCGGACGGCGGCGAGCCCCAACAGATTGAGGCCAAGCCGGAGATCCTTGTGCCGTTGATGATCACTGGCTGGGCGCAGTGCGCGCCGCCACAACCGGAGGTGAAACCCGATGTCGACGAGTAGGCTCCAGGAAGTTCTGATCTGCTTCGGTAAGCAGAAGCAGGCCGATATCGCGACGGCCAACACCGGCGTGCAGATGTGGCAACTGCGCAAGCTGAATGCCGCGCTCGCCAACCCAAGACTCAACACCGAAAGTGACGCTGAGGAGTTTGGGAAGGGGCACGAGTTTCCGACGCAGTCGTTCCAGACGTCGTGGGACGCCAACGGCACGCTCGAAAAGTATCTCGGCGCGGAGATCGGTGCATGGGCGATGGCCTTTGGTCTCGGCAAGGTGGTGAAGTCGGGCACCAACCCGAACTTCGTCTATACCTGCACGCCACTAATCCCGGCCAACGGCGACGCGGCTGCTCTTCCGTATTTCTCGTTCGTCGAGCAGATCCGTCCAGGCGCCGGCGTGGTTGTGGATCGCATGGCAGTCGGCTGCGTCGTCGAAGGCTGGAACATCAGCATCGGCAGCGGGCCGGGCCGCTCCAACTCGAAGATCACCGTCGAGTTTGTCGGCTCCGGCAAGGTCACGGAGCCCTCCACCATCACCATGCCGACTGCGACGGTTGAGAAGCTGCTGCCCTCCGCGTCGCTCGCGCTGACCATCAACGGCGTTAACTACGTCAGCAGTAAGAACATCGTCTCGCTTGAAACCTCGTGGAAGAACAACGTCCGGATGGATGGCGGCTTCTTCCCTGGGTCCGGCTTCCAGACGCCAGGCGACGGTACCAGCGGCGCCATCCGTGGCCGGCTCGAGTTCGGCAACCGTCAGGGAACGCTGAAGTTTGTGGCCCGCTTCGAGAATGGCTCGACGGAACTGACGAAGTTGAAGAGCCAGGCCACCGGTACCGCCGTGATCGGGCTCACTTACGACGCCAACAACTCGCTCGACATCACCTGGCAGAAAGTCTCTTTTGCGACCGCCGAACTGGGCGAGACGGATGGCATCGTCACCGTATCGGTGGACTGCCTGCCGATGTGGGACACCACCAACGGCATCGTGTCGGCAGTGGCCAAGTGCGGTGTGGACAGCATCTGCCAGTAGAATTTTCAACCCGCCAATTGGCGACTTGATCAGGAGTCAACCATGGAACAGCAAACAGCAGTATTCGACGCCGCCCGCCCGATTGCCATTCACCTGCGGACGCCCGCGGGCGTGAAAGCCATCCGGGTGCGTTTCCCCTCCGATGAGGAGTGGATCGACCGGCAGCGGAAGCGCAAGGTCATCGTGAAGCAGTTGGGGCGCGGCGTTTCCGAAACCACCATTCCCGACTCCCAGGACGCCGACGCGGCGCTGCTGGAGAAGATCCGCGTCGCGGAGGAAGACGCCCCCGAAGTGGACGCGTTCGAAGCCAGCCGGGTCATCGAGCAGCTCAGCCAGGCTGAGGTGGATGATGTGGCCCAAGTGGGCGAGGGATTCCGCGTGACGCTCCGTGTGCTTGGCGGTGCGGTGACCCACCTGTTGAAGATGCCGTCGGCCAAGGATGTCTTCGAGTACCGCCGTGGGTTCGCCAGGGTGCTCGATCTCCCCTACAGCCGCCAGGAACTCGTCATCAATCTGGCGCCGGCAGGCACCCTCTACAAGCGCCTGCTGCTGTCGACCGAAGGATATGCGGGCGAGGTTCCGGTCATCCATCAGGCTGTTGCAGTGAAGGCAGCGATCGACGCTCTTGACGGCGCATTCCAGGAGACCGGCGACCCAAACTGACACCCGGGGAGTGGCCGGAGCAGCCCTCCCTGAGATTCCTAATTCACTGGGCACTGCGTCGCGAGGAACTGTGCGACCCTGGCCTTTGCCCCGATGCTCCGGATGATGGCGGCCGATGTGACCACTGCCCACTGGACAAGTTGGATGCGGCGCAGTCCTCCGAGGCAGGCCTCTTACTCCGCCAGGTCATTGACATTCGAGCAGCGTTGAAGCTGGGCATCGCAATCAGCCTTGCGCACATCTCGGCAGATGAGTTTCGGGCGTTGTCAGTGCTGGAAGAAGAACGAGATCGTCTCGAACGAGAGCAGATGAACCCGCATGGCCGATAACAAGCTCGAACTCGTCGTCGAAGTCGACACGAACAGGGCCAACGCGTCCATCAAGAGCGTCAACAGCAGCCTGTCCAGCATGGAAGCTGCGGCCGCCAAGAGTGCCCATGGCGCGGCGCAAGGGATCGACGGGATGACGGCAGCGATGGTGAAGGGTGCCACGGCGGGCAACCTACTGGCCGACGCCATCAAGAGCGCGCTCGCCTGGGCGAAGGACTTCACCGTCGGTTCGATCATGATGGCGGCCGAGAATGCCAAGGCTGAGGCTTCGTTGAAGGCACTGGCGAAGGCGCACGGCCTGGGCGCGGAAACAGCCGCCCGGCAGGTCGGGGTCATCGAGGATATCGGCTTCGAGTACACCGAGGCGGCGCATGCGGTCCAGCGCTTGATCGTTGCCGACCTGGAACTGGCCAAGGCTCCGGGCTTGGCGAAGCTGGCCAAAGACGCGGCGGCAGTCCAGAACATCTCCGCCGGCGAGGCTCTCGATTCGATTGTCATGGCCATCGAGTCAGGCGCCTCCCGCGGATTGCGCACCCTCGGGTTGTTCGTCGACTTCCAGAAAGAGACGCAGATCGCGCAGCTTCAACTCGGGCGTACCCTCACGGAGACCGAAGAGAAGCAGATCCGCTACAACGCGGTGATGCGCGAAGGCACGAAGATCCAGGGCGCGCATGCGGCGGCATCTCAGACCGTTGAAGGGCAACTTGGCGCGTTGCGGCGCGAGTTCAACAATCTGCGGGAAGACATCGGGGCCAAGT is a genomic window containing:
- a CDS encoding phage terminase large subunit family protein → MRVEEIQILAADVLTPPPDLTVSEWADENRRLSSESAAEKGEWRTDRAPYQRAVMDAMGANSAYESVVLMWAAQSGKSSMLENFTGYIIDLDPGPLLVVEPREADAEAFSKDRLAPMLRDTPCLQGKVADSRSRDSNNTILHKKFLGGSITLAAANSPAGLAMRSIRYCLLDEVDRYPASAGSEGDPVNLAITRTANFWNRKIVLCSTPTTKGSSRIEAAWLNSNQQSYWVPCPHCGEFQLLRWDSLIWPKGEPEEAQYRCEHCSKLIGDWQKHAMLRQGEWRAARPDVTDIAGFWINGLYSPWRKWSALAKKFLADKRSPETLREFVNTVLAEPWDDAAETTVDQATVMARREHYRAAVPYGAVVLTVGVDVQKDRLELELAGWGRGEESWSIEYRVIPGDPAGATLWHELDAYLERRWPHEAGISLPVAACAIDAGYESQAVYDFCRTRYHRRIFAVKGKGGPLPVWQRKPTSKNIRGEKPWIVGTDTAKETIYGRLKNPTSGTPGYPHFPSDRQEGYFEQLLGEVLVTTYARGQPKREWRPKPGVRQEALDTRVYAYAALRALVSMGLSLDNEADRILAMTRAPDPLPQDPQTPKWFGERTKKWLKR
- a CDS encoding phage portal protein, with the translated sequence MNWLDQAIAWVSPETGLRRMRARRAGELVRLAYEGARTTRRTDGWVATGNSANAEIAMALSRLRERSRDLVRNNAYAARAVAEVAGNAVGTGITAQARGGSPELNQAIDAAWADWIEQCDADGQLDFYGIQAMVARTVFESGECLVRFRQRPASDGFKIPVQLQVLEPDYLDQSKTEKTATGYVIQGVEFDLVGRRTYYWLFGQHPGEVTQTSLRGSLTSTRVPASEILHVYRKDRPGQVRGVPWLAPVVITLRDLDEYEEAELVRKKIEACFAAFVTQPQGPEGPAIAPATTDTATGHRIESFEPGMIEYLKPGEEISFSTPSTSSGYRDYVAAKQATIATGLRLTYEQLTGDLSRVNYSSYRAGLLSFRNGIESFRWLSFIPMLCIPVWRRFQTVAFAAGVIPEPGPFGVEWTPPGFGSVDPYKDSVATLNRIRAGTLTLRQAIAEQGYDPDAQLEQIAEINRLLDERGIILDCDPRRVTQTGTQQKDLTQ
- a CDS encoding prohead protease/major capsid protein fusion protein, translated to MNDTQTELRQYFAEVPTRERLAAEFEALSPGAQDERTATLTWYTGASVRRFDGRGPFEMRFSMDSGAVRLGRLTSGSAPLLNSHRDYTVDDVVGVIAKAWVDKGQGKATVRFSKRADVDAIWQDVQDGILRNASMGVAIHALEDVTPQGAQLRQVLVTDWEPEEVSLVPIGADPGAGFKLQRATGPQEQTMEETITQAGEQARASVETNVDAERQTAALAERTRILELDKIGRAVNLDGRLVTQHVEAGTSIEEFRRLALDELARRSAETPIRTATSVVTRDEVETRRTGIATALLHRYDPAVFPLKDDLGRDWAGLTLLDLARESLEASGTRTRRMARHDIAKLALSTSDFPNILADVANKTLRQAYEAYPRTFLPFSRRRSAADFKNINAVQLGEAPSLQKVNEKGEFTHGSIAESKETYKLATYGRIVSITRQVIINDDLSAFTRIPAGFGVAAATLESDTVWGIITSNPNMGDGVALFHANHTNLNTGGTSALALTGLGTGMAVMAKQKGLDGITVLNVQPRYVAVPVALQLTAFQLVAANLAPVQSANIVPDYIRALTPIAEPRLDASSATAWYLFASPDQIDTVEYAYLEGQDGVYIETRQGFDVDGVEIKARLDFGAKAIDWRGMQKNAGS
- a CDS encoding DUF2190 family protein: MKNYVQKGETLTLTAPYTVSAGGGALVGSVFGVATNDYANGEEGEFQVAGVFDLTRETGASTGFTQGTLIYWDNTNKRITKTLTSNKLIGVAAKAAADGDATARVRLNGAFIS